In Desulfovibrio sp., the following are encoded in one genomic region:
- a CDS encoding TIGR00159 family protein codes for MDWLKDSLAFLPISWREILDILLVSLLFHRLIVLVRGTRAVSVINGIIVVLVAYYLSGEFGLFTLHWLLTNFLSSFFLVLVILFQADIRKALSQVGLRWFGGGSTASKDVSAHELADALEELARRRVGALVVLERGILLGDIMARGVELSTKLSTDFLLTVFHHETPLHDGALIARGDQVAAVACILPLASYQSLPASFGTRHRAAVGVTEETDALALVVSEERGEIRAAQGGKLSDPLPPEELRSLLLSQWVGR; via the coding sequence ATGGACTGGCTGAAAGACTCCCTCGCTTTTCTGCCCATCAGCTGGCGCGAAATCCTGGACATCCTTTTGGTGTCCCTGCTGTTTCACCGCCTTATCGTTCTGGTGCGCGGCACCAGGGCCGTGTCGGTAATAAACGGCATCATCGTGGTGCTGGTGGCCTACTATCTCTCCGGCGAGTTCGGCCTGTTCACGCTGCACTGGCTGCTCACGAATTTTCTGAGTTCCTTCTTCCTTGTTCTGGTCATCCTGTTCCAGGCCGATATCCGCAAGGCTCTTTCCCAGGTCGGCCTGCGCTGGTTCGGGGGGGGAAGCACGGCCTCCAAGGATGTGAGCGCCCACGAACTGGCCGATGCTCTGGAGGAACTGGCCCGCCGCAGGGTCGGGGCCCTGGTGGTGCTGGAGCGAGGCATCCTTTTGGGCGACATAATGGCCAGGGGAGTGGAACTCTCCACCAAGTTGAGCACGGATTTTCTGCTGACCGTCTTCCACCATGAAACACCGCTGCACGACGGCGCCCTGATAGCCCGTGGCGACCAGGTGGCCGCTGTGGCCTGCATCCTGCCTTTGGCGTCGTACCAGTCCCTTCCCGCGTCGTTCGGCACGCGGCACAGGGCCGCAGTGGGCGTCACCGAGGAAACGGACGCCCTGGCCCTGGTGGTTTCCGAAGAGCGCGGCGAGATTCGGGCCGCGCAGGGCGGGAAACTCTCGGACCCCCTGCCCCCGGAGGAACTCAGGTCTCTCTTGTTGTCGCAATGGGTGGGGCGCTGA
- a CDS encoding ATP-dependent metallopeptidase FtsH/Yme1/Tma family protein, which translates to MNNFTKNLGIWAVICVVMIVLFNLLNQQPAQSSKLAYSEFIKKATSGQIEAVKIQGHRIDGVTTDNQRFITYTPNDPTMVKTLLDNKVQVRAEPEEESPWYVSIFVSWFPMLLLIGVWIFFMRQMQGGGGKAMSFGRSRARLINQDTQRVTFQDVAGVDEAKEELSEIVQFLSDPKKFTRLGGRIPKGVLLVGGPGTGKTLLARAVAGEAGVPFFSISGSDFVEMFVGVGAARVRDLFVQGKKNAPCLIFIDEIDAVGRQRGAGLGGGHDEREQTLNQLLVEMDGFESNEGVILIAATNRPDVLDPALLRPGRFDRQVVVPTPDVRGRKHILEVHTRRTPLDGSVNLDILAKGTPGFSGADLENLVNEAALSAAKLNRDRVIMADFEMAKDKVLMGKERRSLIISDEEKRTTAYHEAGHALVAKLIKGSDPVHKVSIIPRGRALGVTMQLPEDDRHTYSKVFLTDSIVMLMGGRVAEELVLNQLTTGAGNDIERATGVARKMVCKWGMSEKLGPLSYGEKDEEIFLGRDMVAHKNFSEDTSRMIDAEVRSIVEGCHATAKQLLSDNIEVLHLIAKALLERETISGADIDLIMKGEELPPVDIMADAPKAPESKPEEAKASPEAESSSSSASGEAQAKEEPAASGGNEETATASGEASPKEGKSS; encoded by the coding sequence TTGAATAATTTCACTAAGAATTTGGGCATCTGGGCGGTCATCTGCGTAGTCATGATCGTCCTGTTCAATCTTCTCAATCAGCAGCCCGCCCAGTCTTCGAAGCTCGCCTATTCCGAGTTCATCAAGAAGGCCACTTCGGGCCAGATCGAAGCCGTAAAGATTCAGGGGCACCGCATCGACGGCGTCACCACGGACAACCAGCGCTTCATCACCTACACGCCCAACGACCCCACCATGGTCAAGACGCTTCTGGACAACAAGGTCCAGGTCCGCGCCGAGCCCGAGGAGGAGTCGCCCTGGTACGTGTCCATCTTCGTCTCCTGGTTCCCCATGCTTCTGCTCATCGGCGTGTGGATATTCTTCATGCGCCAGATGCAGGGCGGCGGCGGCAAGGCCATGTCTTTCGGCCGTTCCCGCGCGCGCCTCATTAACCAGGACACCCAGCGCGTCACCTTCCAGGACGTCGCGGGCGTGGACGAGGCCAAGGAAGAGCTCTCGGAGATCGTGCAGTTTCTTTCCGACCCCAAAAAGTTCACCCGCCTGGGCGGGCGCATCCCCAAGGGCGTGCTCCTGGTGGGCGGCCCCGGCACCGGCAAGACCCTTCTGGCCAGGGCCGTGGCCGGTGAGGCTGGCGTGCCGTTCTTCTCCATCTCCGGCTCCGACTTCGTGGAGATGTTCGTGGGCGTGGGCGCGGCCCGCGTTCGCGACCTGTTCGTGCAGGGCAAGAAGAACGCCCCGTGCCTCATCTTCATCGACGAAATCGACGCCGTCGGCCGCCAGCGCGGCGCGGGCCTGGGCGGCGGCCACGACGAGCGCGAGCAGACCTTGAACCAGCTTCTGGTGGAAATGGACGGCTTCGAATCAAACGAGGGCGTCATTCTCATCGCCGCCACCAACCGCCCCGACGTTCTCGACCCGGCCCTTCTGCGTCCTGGTCGTTTCGACCGCCAGGTGGTGGTGCCCACCCCGGACGTACGCGGCCGCAAGCATATTCTTGAAGTCCACACCCGCCGCACCCCGTTGGACGGCTCAGTGAATCTGGACATCCTGGCCAAGGGCACTCCGGGCTTTTCCGGAGCCGATCTTGAGAACCTGGTGAACGAGGCAGCGTTGTCCGCAGCCAAGCTCAATCGTGACCGGGTGATCATGGCCGACTTCGAGATGGCCAAGGACAAGGTGCTTATGGGCAAGGAGCGCCGCAGCCTCATCATCTCCGACGAGGAGAAACGCACCACCGCCTACCACGAGGCCGGACACGCCCTGGTGGCCAAGCTCATCAAGGGCTCCGACCCTGTGCACAAGGTATCCATCATCCCGCGCGGACGCGCCCTGGGCGTCACCATGCAGCTGCCCGAGGACGACCGGCACACCTATTCCAAGGTTTTTTTGACCGACTCCATCGTCATGCTCATGGGCGGACGCGTGGCCGAAGAGCTGGTGCTGAACCAGCTGACCACCGGCGCGGGCAACGACATCGAGCGCGCCACGGGCGTGGCCCGCAAGATGGTCTGCAAGTGGGGCATGAGCGAGAAGCTCGGGCCGCTCTCCTACGGCGAGAAGGACGAGGAGATCTTTTTGGGCCGCGACATGGTGGCGCACAAGAACTTCAGCGAGGACACCTCCCGCATGATCGACGCCGAGGTGCGCTCCATCGTGGAAGGCTGCCACGCCACGGCCAAGCAGCTTCTCTCGGACAACATCGAGGTTCTTCACCTCATTGCAAAGGCCCTGCTGGAGCGCGAGACCATAAGCGGCGCGGACATCGACCTCATCATGAAGGGCGAGGAACTTCCTCCGGTCGATATCATGGCGGACGCGCCCAAGGCTCCGGAATCCAAGCCTGAGGAGGCCAAGGCCAGCCCTGAGGCCGAAAGCAGCTCTTCTTCCGCTTCCGGTGAAGCCCAGGCCAAAGAGGAACCGGCCGCTTCCGGCGGGAATGAAGAAACCGCGACCGCTTCCGGCGAAGCTTCCCCCAAAGAGGGCAAAAGCTCCTGA
- the galU gene encoding UTP--glucose-1-phosphate uridylyltransferase GalU gives MEISKVVVPVAGWGTRSLPATKNLPKEMLPVFKKPVVQYIVEEAQAAGLTDVVFVTNRNKTIIEDHFDYNLALEKILEKSGKKELLETVRQTAEMANIITVRQKKQLGLGHAVLCAKEVVKNEPFAVMVGDDLMFSMEPGIRQLINVAQSEHMPVVGVMEVPADKVSSYGIIDADEFSSGLYRVRDLVEKPKPSQAPSKLAIVGRYVLFPDIFEHLENLKPNKDGEYQLTDALKGLAKNGRLLAVKIRGQRFDAGDWVDYLAANIYFALQDEELRYPLISKLRDFMPV, from the coding sequence ATGGAGATATCGAAAGTCGTTGTTCCGGTAGCGGGGTGGGGCACCCGGTCGCTTCCGGCCACCAAGAACCTTCCCAAAGAGATGCTCCCGGTCTTCAAGAAGCCGGTGGTGCAGTACATCGTTGAGGAAGCCCAGGCAGCAGGGCTTACCGACGTGGTGTTCGTCACCAACCGCAACAAGACCATCATCGAGGACCACTTCGACTACAACCTGGCCCTTGAGAAGATCCTGGAGAAATCCGGCAAGAAAGAACTGCTGGAAACCGTCCGCCAAACCGCTGAAATGGCCAACATCATCACCGTGCGCCAGAAGAAGCAGCTTGGCCTCGGGCATGCTGTCCTGTGTGCCAAGGAAGTGGTGAAGAACGAGCCTTTCGCCGTCATGGTGGGCGACGACCTCATGTTCAGCATGGAGCCCGGCATCCGCCAGCTCATCAACGTTGCCCAGTCCGAGCACATGCCCGTGGTTGGCGTTATGGAAGTGCCCGCGGACAAGGTTTCCAGCTACGGCATCATCGATGCCGACGAGTTCTCCTCCGGGCTATACCGCGTGCGCGACCTGGTGGAAAAGCCCAAGCCCAGCCAGGCTCCGTCCAAGCTGGCCATCGTCGGCCGGTATGTGCTTTTCCCGGATATCTTCGAACACCTGGAAAACCTGAAGCCCAACAAGGACGGCGAGTACCAGCTCACCGACGCGCTCAAGGGCCTGGCCAAGAACGGCAGGCTGCTGGCCGTGAAAATCCGTGGACAGCGCTTCGATGCCGGCGACTGGGTGGACTACCTGGCCGCCAACATCTACTTCGCCCTGCAGGACGAGGAGCTGCGCTACCCGCTTATTTCCAAGCTGCGGGATTTCATGCCGGTTTAG
- a CDS encoding phosphoglucosamine mutase, with protein sequence MHNRLFGTDGLRGQVNIYPMTPEVALKLGLAAGAHFRNGKGRHKVVIGKDTRLSGYIFEYALASGFCASGMDVFLVGPLPTPAIAFLTRSMRADVGVVISASHNPYMDNGIKFFDRNGFKLPDETEDQISAMVLNPKPEWEFPAPEAVGRAFKIQDSPGRYNVYLKSTIRSELPFEDLKIVMDCANGAAYRVSPLVFEELGAKVIKLGVEPDGTNINRKVGSLYPEVTAQMVRETGADIGIALDGDADRVIVVDEKGNVLDGDQIMAICAQDMLEKDKLSNNLLVATVMSNMALEVFMNERGGRLLRTPVGDRYVFEAMRREGAVLGGEQSGHIIFKRHATTGDGTLAALQLIRIMLERGKPLSELATLLEPYPQILINVHVERKIPFENAPKVMEAVKDAEATLCGKGRVLLRYSGTESVARIMVEGCDTGQVKELAESLAVTLKEHLR encoded by the coding sequence ATGCATAATCGCCTTTTCGGTACTGATGGACTGCGCGGGCAGGTGAATATTTATCCCATGACCCCTGAAGTGGCCCTGAAGCTGGGCCTGGCCGCCGGTGCGCACTTCCGCAACGGCAAGGGCCGGCACAAGGTGGTCATCGGCAAGGATACGAGGCTTTCCGGCTACATATTCGAGTATGCCCTGGCTTCGGGGTTCTGCGCTTCGGGCATGGACGTCTTCCTGGTCGGGCCGCTGCCCACCCCGGCCATCGCCTTTCTCACCCGCTCCATGCGCGCCGACGTTGGCGTTGTCATCTCGGCCTCGCACAATCCGTACATGGACAACGGCATCAAGTTTTTCGACCGCAACGGCTTCAAGCTCCCGGACGAAACCGAGGACCAGATCTCGGCCATGGTTTTAAACCCCAAGCCCGAGTGGGAATTCCCGGCCCCGGAAGCCGTGGGCCGTGCTTTCAAGATTCAGGACAGCCCGGGCCGCTACAACGTCTATTTAAAATCCACCATCCGCTCCGAACTCCCCTTCGAAGACCTCAAGATCGTCATGGACTGCGCCAACGGCGCGGCCTACCGCGTCTCGCCGCTGGTGTTCGAGGAGCTCGGGGCCAAGGTGATAAAGCTTGGCGTGGAACCGGACGGCACCAACATCAACCGCAAGGTGGGCTCGCTCTACCCCGAGGTGACGGCCCAGATGGTGCGCGAGACCGGCGCGGACATCGGCATCGCCCTGGACGGTGACGCGGACCGGGTGATCGTGGTGGACGAGAAGGGCAACGTGCTCGACGGCGACCAGATCATGGCCATCTGCGCCCAGGATATGCTGGAGAAGGACAAGCTCTCGAACAATCTTCTGGTGGCCACGGTGATGAGCAACATGGCCCTTGAAGTCTTCATGAACGAGCGTGGCGGCAGGCTCTTGCGCACTCCCGTGGGCGACCGCTACGTGTTCGAGGCCATGCGGCGTGAGGGCGCCGTGCTCGGCGGCGAACAGTCCGGGCACATCATCTTCAAACGCCACGCCACCACCGGAGACGGCACCCTGGCCGCGTTGCAGCTTATCCGCATCATGCTGGAGCGGGGCAAGCCCCTATCGGAGCTGGCCACCCTTCTCGAGCCCTATCCGCAGATTCTGATAAACGTCCACGTGGAGCGCAAGATTCCCTTCGAGAACGCCCCAAAGGTCATGGAGGCCGTGAAGGACGCCGAAGCGACCCTGTGCGGCAAGGGAAGGGTGCTTCTTCGCTATTCCGGAACGGAATCCGTGGCGCGCATCATGGTGGAGGGCTGCGACACCGGCCAGGTCAAGGAATTGGCCGAATCTCTCGCGGTTACCTTGAAGGAGCACCTGCGCTAG
- the folP gene encoding dihydropteroate synthase produces the protein MHGYRNTATGDCAKGVTWTVKGGRVLGPVPFLVMGIVNVTPDSFSDGGISFDQDQAVAHAARLVTDGADIVDIGGESTRPFADTVSESEEMRRVLPVIERVLEKQPQTVVSVDTYKANVADRALTAGAAIVNDVSACAFDPALADVLAEHKPGYVLMHSLGRPATMQVEPVYSDVVAEISRFFESNMKTLVAAGLPEDRIVLDPGIGFGKTLEHNMAILRGLESFTRLGRPVLMGLSNKSFFGKLLGLDVGARGPATQVATALCQERGAAIHRVHDVAGAVQALTLAEAFA, from the coding sequence ATGCATGGTTATCGCAACACCGCCACCGGCGACTGTGCCAAAGGCGTGACGTGGACCGTTAAGGGGGGGCGGGTCTTGGGACCCGTCCCCTTTCTTGTCATGGGTATCGTCAACGTCACCCCGGACTCTTTTTCCGACGGCGGCATTAGCTTCGACCAGGACCAGGCCGTGGCCCATGCCGCGCGTCTTGTAACCGACGGCGCGGACATCGTGGATATCGGCGGTGAATCCACCCGGCCCTTTGCCGACACCGTTTCGGAAAGTGAAGAGATGCGCCGGGTGCTGCCCGTCATCGAGAGGGTTCTCGAAAAACAGCCTCAAACGGTTGTCTCGGTGGACACCTACAAGGCGAACGTTGCGGACAGGGCGCTCACGGCCGGAGCGGCGATAGTGAACGACGTGTCAGCCTGCGCCTTCGATCCGGCGCTCGCGGATGTGCTGGCCGAACACAAGCCGGGCTATGTGCTCATGCATTCGCTTGGCAGGCCGGCCACCATGCAGGTTGAACCCGTGTACAGCGACGTGGTGGCGGAAATATCCCGCTTCTTCGAGTCGAACATGAAGACACTTGTTGCGGCTGGATTGCCGGAAGACCGGATCGTGCTCGATCCCGGCATCGGCTTCGGAAAAACTCTTGAGCACAACATGGCCATCCTACGCGGTCTTGAGTCCTTCACCCGTCTGGGGCGGCCCGTTCTCATGGGGCTTTCCAACAAGTCGTTTTTCGGCAAACTGCTGGGTTTGGATGTCGGCGCGCGAGGCCCCGCAACCCAGGTGGCCACGGCCCTGTGCCAGGAGCGCGGTGCAGCCATTCACCGGGTGCACGACGTGGCCGGGGCCGTTCAGGCCCTTACCCTTGCGGAGGCGTTTGCCTGA